In Nakamurella antarctica, the following are encoded in one genomic region:
- a CDS encoding primosomal protein, which produces MAADIVPIELGLTAGNLVTLWAPLWREDGEEWEAFLGHGENLYAFPHVAQLAAFIRTEDEHDLADHPDWEDFPDALTHELQPGEDRKFDLVGVPELVSGPADIWTLAELGDTVAILRSLAEVCDLDVVNSVLDSAEGFQLLSFGESAFSGRGGEKLWTGIGKAVVARWDEVIDALDAIVITPEVNAEALVQAEAEFASVAKLEAGVLVDGEREIEAAEDDVERSEELKFWDEIGIDCITVTVDGKSGHTLRCYLGQQAVFLSVANRIQIFTTGTGLLDYLADAGNKHTLSGIEVFDEVRSGAAAGDIEIVAGPENTYVIDGVMQQLAKGPEAVHPRKLELAVELLTDAATARGDEETTDAMTTATPLGSLLGACLRPDPNRLAPAPPFTDEVTAWNILVERFVATLDWDGGSDDEFDELD; this is translated from the coding sequence GTGGCAGCCGATATTGTCCCCATTGAGCTCGGCCTGACCGCCGGCAACCTCGTGACGCTGTGGGCGCCGCTGTGGCGCGAGGACGGCGAGGAGTGGGAGGCCTTTCTCGGGCACGGCGAAAACCTCTACGCATTCCCCCATGTCGCGCAGCTTGCCGCATTCATTCGCACCGAGGATGAGCACGACCTTGCCGACCATCCCGATTGGGAGGATTTCCCCGACGCACTGACCCACGAGCTGCAGCCGGGCGAGGATCGCAAATTCGACCTGGTGGGCGTGCCCGAACTAGTCTCCGGCCCCGCCGACATCTGGACATTGGCCGAACTCGGCGACACCGTCGCAATTCTCCGTTCGCTCGCCGAAGTGTGCGATCTCGACGTCGTCAACAGCGTGCTTGACTCCGCTGAAGGCTTCCAACTCCTTTCCTTCGGCGAATCCGCCTTCTCCGGCCGGGGCGGCGAGAAGCTGTGGACCGGCATTGGCAAGGCCGTAGTTGCCCGATGGGATGAAGTGATCGATGCTCTCGATGCCATCGTCATCACTCCCGAAGTGAATGCCGAAGCACTCGTCCAAGCCGAAGCAGAATTTGCCTCCGTCGCGAAGCTCGAGGCTGGTGTCCTTGTTGATGGCGAGCGGGAGATTGAGGCTGCCGAAGACGATGTAGAACGAAGCGAGGAACTTAAGTTCTGGGACGAAATCGGTATCGACTGCATCACTGTCACCGTCGACGGGAAGTCCGGCCACACCCTCCGTTGCTACCTCGGTCAGCAAGCGGTGTTCCTGTCCGTGGCCAACCGCATCCAGATCTTCACCACTGGAACCGGTTTGCTGGATTATCTGGCCGATGCGGGGAACAAGCACACGCTGTCCGGCATCGAAGTGTTTGACGAAGTGCGCAGTGGCGCCGCAGCCGGGGATATCGAAATCGTTGCTGGTCCCGAAAACACCTACGTGATCGATGGTGTGATGCAACAACTGGCCAAGGGGCCCGAAGCGGTCCACCCACGCAAGCTCGAACTTGCGGTTGAACTATTGACCGACGCAGCCACCGCCCGCGGCGACGAAGAGACCACCGATGCCATGACGACAGCAACCCCATTGGGGTCTTTGCTCGGCGCCTGCCTGCGGCCGGACCCCAACCGTTTGGCTCCCGCACCGCCGTTCACCGATGAAGTAACCGCATGGAACATCTTGGTCGAGCGCTTTGTTGCCACGCTGGACTGGGACGGTGGCTCGGACGACGAATTCGACGAGCTCGACTGA
- a CDS encoding ABC transporter permease: MDRAALQRFGVIGVGTIGAVLVAFILGGVLLWTTGHNAFEVYRQMFSYGTEPQQLLDAAKRSGPLIMSACAVAVGFKMNLFNIGVEGQFRVALLLAAVAGAAVKLPGPLHVAFIFVVAMAAGAAYAGIAALLKVWRGVNEVIATIMLNAIALGLTGWLFQSFFKSTKLDSSGRPSLDVRTAVLPESAWLGNVFSGSAGKLSWYFVFALVVAFVVWLVVFRSTFGFQLRSSGLNPVAARTAGIDSKKMVVRAMLFSGALAGLVGMQSLMVDEHSYRPGLGTGLGFVGIAVALLGRNHPGGIVLAGLLFGFLQASSGILQLQEVPKSIVDIIQGIVVLTVVIVNEAVSRWYEKRTQRGTSKALDRGEALV, encoded by the coding sequence ATGGATCGGGCTGCGCTACAACGATTTGGCGTCATCGGCGTGGGAACTATCGGAGCTGTTCTGGTGGCTTTCATCCTGGGTGGCGTTTTGCTGTGGACCACGGGACACAACGCGTTCGAGGTCTACCGGCAGATGTTTTCTTACGGCACCGAACCACAGCAGCTGCTGGACGCGGCGAAACGCTCTGGCCCACTGATCATGTCGGCATGCGCTGTCGCCGTCGGATTCAAAATGAACTTGTTCAACATCGGTGTCGAAGGCCAGTTCCGGGTGGCATTGCTGCTCGCTGCCGTCGCCGGAGCCGCAGTGAAGCTGCCGGGGCCGCTGCACGTGGCGTTCATCTTTGTAGTGGCCATGGCTGCGGGCGCCGCATACGCGGGAATTGCCGCGCTGCTGAAGGTGTGGCGGGGCGTTAACGAGGTGATTGCGACCATCATGTTGAACGCCATTGCCCTGGGTTTGACGGGATGGCTGTTCCAGAGCTTTTTCAAATCAACCAAGTTGGATTCGTCCGGGCGACCTTCCCTGGATGTCCGCACCGCGGTCCTGCCCGAATCTGCCTGGCTCGGTAACGTCTTCTCCGGTTCTGCCGGAAAGTTGTCCTGGTATTTCGTGTTTGCTTTGGTGGTGGCGTTCGTGGTGTGGCTCGTCGTGTTCCGCTCCACGTTTGGTTTCCAACTGCGCTCCTCGGGTCTGAACCCAGTGGCCGCTCGCACCGCTGGCATCGACTCGAAGAAGATGGTTGTCCGCGCCATGTTGTTCTCCGGTGCGTTGGCCGGTTTGGTGGGAATGCAGTCGCTAATGGTGGACGAACACTCCTACCGCCCGGGTCTGGGCACCGGTCTGGGGTTTGTCGGCATCGCGGTCGCGTTGCTGGGCCGCAACCACCCCGGCGGCATCGTGCTTGCCGGTCTACTATTCGGCTTCTTGCAGGCTTCCTCCGGTATTTTGCAGTTGCAGGAAGTGCCCAAATCCATCGTTGACATCATTCAGGGAATCGTGGTGCTGACCGTCGTGATCGTGAACGAGGCCGTCTCGAGATGGTATGAGAAACGCACCCAGCGAGGCACTTCCAAGGCACTGGACCGTGGGGAGGCGCTCGTATGA
- a CDS encoding cytidine deaminase, which produces MTTGYDWDDLRARAVQAALLAYCPYSGLQVGVAALVDDGRIITGCNVENASYGLGLCAECALVGQLRLTGGGKLVAVACRSGAGELLMPCGRCRQVIYEFGGPELLVDTPSGIKPMSWVLPDAFGPEHLPTT; this is translated from the coding sequence ATGACTACTGGGTATGACTGGGACGATTTGCGGGCGCGTGCTGTGCAGGCCGCCTTGCTGGCCTATTGCCCCTACTCCGGCCTCCAAGTGGGCGTTGCTGCCCTCGTCGACGACGGCCGCATCATCACCGGCTGCAATGTCGAGAACGCCTCGTACGGATTGGGCCTGTGCGCCGAGTGCGCGCTGGTGGGACAGCTCAGGTTGACCGGCGGCGGCAAGCTGGTGGCCGTTGCCTGCCGCAGCGGCGCCGGTGAGTTGCTGATGCCGTGCGGGCGATGCCGTCAAGTAATTTATGAGTTCGGCGGGCCAGAGCTATTGGTCGACACTCCTTCGGGAATCAAGCCTATGAGCTGGGTCCTGCCGGATGCGTTCGGTCCGGAGCACCTGCCCACCACCTAA
- a CDS encoding thymidine phosphorylase: MSFAAVDIIRAKRDRKELSDAQIEWVVAHYTAGAVAEEQMSALLMAIYLNGMTPREISRWTSAMIDSGVRLDLSGVGRPTVDKHSTGGVGDKISLPLAALVAACGAAVPQLSGRGLGHTGGTLDKLESIRGWNPMLTPAEFINQLSRVGAVICAASADLAPADKKLYALRDVTSTVESIPMIAASIMSKKIAEGTDALVLDVKVGAGAFMKRRDQATELAKTMVTLGSAHGVRTTALLTDMSTPLGCAVGNAIEVTEAVEVLAGGGPPDVVELTLSLAREMLSLAGIDTDPAEVLASGAAMDSWRQMISGQGADPDFVFPAPRETHLVCAESAGLVTRMDALAVGVSAWRLGAGRARKEERVQAAAGIMCLVKPGVEVAVGQPIFELRTDTPERFADALSELADAVTISPAGTAFTRTPVVLDTIRG; this comes from the coding sequence ATGAGTTTTGCCGCCGTAGACATCATCCGTGCCAAGCGGGACCGGAAGGAGCTCAGCGACGCGCAGATCGAGTGGGTGGTAGCGCACTACACCGCGGGAGCTGTTGCGGAGGAGCAGATGTCCGCGCTGCTGATGGCGATCTATCTCAACGGCATGACGCCTAGAGAGATCTCGCGTTGGACCTCGGCGATGATCGACTCCGGAGTTCGACTTGACCTTTCCGGAGTCGGCCGCCCAACGGTGGATAAGCACTCGACAGGTGGCGTGGGCGACAAGATCTCGCTGCCGTTGGCTGCTTTGGTTGCCGCTTGTGGGGCCGCCGTGCCGCAGTTATCGGGGCGCGGTTTGGGTCATACCGGCGGAACGCTCGACAAACTCGAGTCTATTCGCGGCTGGAATCCGATGCTCACTCCCGCGGAGTTCATTAATCAGCTTTCTCGCGTGGGCGCCGTAATCTGTGCCGCATCAGCCGATCTCGCTCCGGCAGACAAGAAGCTCTACGCCCTACGGGATGTCACCTCAACCGTCGAATCAATCCCGATGATCGCGGCCTCCATTATGAGCAAGAAAATTGCCGAGGGTACCGATGCGTTGGTCCTCGACGTCAAGGTTGGCGCAGGAGCTTTTATGAAAAGGCGCGACCAAGCCACGGAGTTGGCGAAGACGATGGTCACACTTGGCTCAGCGCATGGGGTTCGGACCACCGCCTTGCTGACGGATATGTCGACTCCGTTGGGCTGCGCGGTGGGTAATGCTATCGAGGTCACGGAGGCTGTGGAGGTGCTCGCTGGCGGTGGCCCGCCGGACGTAGTGGAGCTCACGCTGTCGCTAGCGCGAGAGATGCTGTCCCTCGCGGGCATTGACACCGACCCTGCCGAGGTTTTGGCTTCTGGCGCGGCAATGGACAGCTGGCGACAGATGATTAGTGGCCAAGGTGCAGACCCAGACTTCGTCTTTCCGGCTCCGCGCGAAACACATCTGGTGTGTGCCGAGAGTGCCGGGCTTGTAACGCGTATGGACGCCCTCGCGGTGGGGGTAAGCGCGTGGCGACTGGGTGCAGGTCGAGCGCGGAAAGAGGAGCGTGTGCAGGCTGCGGCGGGGATTATGTGCTTGGTCAAGCCTGGTGTCGAGGTGGCGGTCGGTCAGCCGATTTTTGAACTGAGAACAGACACCCCCGAGCGATTCGCCGATGCGCTGTCCGAGCTTGCCGATGCGGTCACCATCTCGCCAGCGGGAACGGCGTTTACGCGCACGCCAGTGGTGCTGGATACCATTCGCGGTTGA
- a CDS encoding succinate dehydrogenase hydrophobic membrane anchor subunit, with amino-acid sequence MTTAKAEVSAPAATGSTNVRSGIEAPNAKRRKVAGRRTNFEMYSWLFMRLSGIVLIVLVFGHLLIMNVLDGGVHRINWGFVAGRWASPFWQTWDLLMLWLAELHGANGLRTVINDYARKDGTRFWLMVLLYASVILTIGLGTLVIFTFDPSMGG; translated from the coding sequence ATGACCACCGCCAAAGCCGAAGTTTCAGCCCCGGCCGCCACAGGGTCGACCAACGTCCGATCCGGTATTGAGGCCCCGAACGCCAAACGCCGCAAGGTAGCTGGCCGCCGGACCAACTTCGAAATGTATTCCTGGCTGTTCATGCGTCTGTCCGGCATCGTGCTGATCGTGCTCGTGTTTGGGCATTTGCTCATCATGAATGTGCTCGACGGTGGCGTGCACCGCATCAACTGGGGCTTTGTCGCAGGTCGCTGGGCCTCTCCGTTCTGGCAGACATGGGACTTGCTCATGCTCTGGCTGGCGGAGCTGCACGGCGCCAACGGTCTGCGGACCGTCATTAACGATTACGCGCGGAAGGACGGCACCCGCTTCTGGCTCATGGTGCTGCTCTACGCGTCCGTCATTTTGACCATCGGGCTTGGCACGCTGGTCATATTCACCTTCGACCCATCCATGGGGGGCTGA
- a CDS encoding BMP family lipoprotein, producing the protein MSSSAMTSEAASSEAATPTGAPITVGLAFDTGGRGDGTFNDSAGRGSDKAKADLGVKVNELEASSDDDRVPNITLLSSQKNDPIIAVGFLFGDTIKAAAAANPDLTYAIVDSVVDEPNVKSLLFASEQGSFLVGAAAALKSKSGMIGFIGGQEGALIKQFEAGYVAGAKAVNPDIKIDSKYLGADGDNAAWNSPDKAKEIAKSWYAAGTDIIYSAAGGSGAGTVEAAVEAKKWAIGVDSDQYLTSTPEQQKVILTSMLKRVDSAVYQTIKAVQDGDKSGGIQTFDLKVDGVGYATSGGYIDDIVPQLEAFKAKIISGEIKVPTQ; encoded by the coding sequence ATGAGCTCATCCGCAATGACCTCAGAAGCCGCTAGCTCTGAAGCTGCCACTCCCACAGGTGCACCCATCACCGTGGGCCTGGCCTTCGACACCGGCGGACGCGGCGACGGTACCTTCAACGACTCCGCTGGGCGTGGCTCGGACAAGGCCAAGGCCGATCTCGGCGTCAAGGTCAACGAGCTCGAGGCAAGCTCGGATGACGACCGCGTCCCGAACATCACACTGTTGAGCTCGCAGAAGAACGATCCGATCATCGCGGTGGGGTTCCTCTTCGGCGACACCATCAAAGCCGCTGCCGCAGCCAACCCCGACCTGACCTACGCCATCGTCGACAGCGTTGTTGATGAGCCGAACGTCAAGAGCCTGCTCTTCGCTTCCGAACAGGGTTCGTTCCTGGTCGGCGCGGCAGCTGCGCTGAAGTCGAAGTCCGGAATGATCGGCTTTATCGGTGGCCAGGAGGGCGCACTGATCAAGCAGTTCGAAGCTGGCTACGTCGCCGGCGCCAAGGCGGTTAACCCCGACATCAAGATCGACAGCAAGTACTTGGGTGCCGACGGTGACAACGCCGCGTGGAACTCCCCAGACAAGGCCAAGGAGATCGCTAAGTCTTGGTACGCCGCAGGTACCGACATCATCTACTCCGCCGCTGGTGGATCGGGTGCGGGCACCGTTGAGGCCGCTGTCGAAGCCAAGAAGTGGGCCATTGGCGTTGACAGCGACCAGTACTTGACCTCCACACCGGAACAGCAGAAGGTCATCTTGACCTCCATGCTCAAGCGTGTTGACTCGGCTGTTTACCAGACCATCAAGGCTGTTCAGGATGGCGACAAGTCCGGTGGAATCCAGACCTTCGACCTCAAGGTCGACGGCGTTGGCTACGCCACCTCGGGTGGTTACATCGACGACATTGTTCCCCAGCTGGAAGCCTTCAAGGCCAAGATCATCTCGGGCGAGATCAAGGTCCCGACCCAGTAA
- the sdhC gene encoding succinate dehydrogenase, cytochrome b556 subunit, with product MASPTAIRGSDAAAQHPLATPGKRRGSLYRGGEGMWSWVAHRITGVLTFFFLFTHVLDTALVRVSPESYNKVIETYKNPLVNLMEVGLVGAVLFHGLNGLRIMTVDFWSKGPKYQRLLLWVILAVWVLVMIPGAYFMLQRTFSDMFGAS from the coding sequence ATGGCCAGCCCTACCGCCATACGTGGTTCCGATGCAGCCGCGCAGCACCCATTAGCCACTCCAGGAAAGCGCCGCGGCTCGTTGTACCGCGGCGGCGAAGGCATGTGGTCGTGGGTTGCCCACCGGATCACCGGCGTACTCACGTTCTTTTTCCTCTTCACCCACGTGCTGGACACCGCCCTCGTGCGCGTGTCGCCCGAGTCCTACAACAAGGTGATCGAGACCTACAAGAATCCGCTCGTCAACCTGATGGAAGTGGGTTTGGTCGGAGCTGTTCTCTTCCACGGTCTCAACGGCCTGCGCATCATGACAGTTGACTTCTGGTCCAAGGGACCTAAATACCAACGCTTGCTGCTCTGGGTAATTCTTGCGGTGTGGGTGCTCGTCATGATCCCCGGCGCTTACTTCATGCTGCAACGCACCTTCAGCGACATGTTCGGAGCATCCTGA
- a CDS encoding adenosine deaminase encodes MPASVTPANIRLAPKVVLHDHLDGGLRPQTIIDLAQQTGYSALPATDAQELARWFTESADSGSLVRYLETFAHTVGVMQDRASLIRVASECAQDHAADGVVYAEVRFAPELHTEKGMHLTEVVEAVLEGFAIGAAIASEAGHPIVVRALLTAMRHAARSREIAELVVQYRDRGVAGFDIAGAEAGFPPSRHLDAFEYLRKENAHFTIHAGEAFGLPSIWEALTWCGAERLGHGVRIIDDISVAADGTVSLGLLAAYVRDRRIPLEMCPSSNIQTGAAASIAEHPIGLLTKLKFRVTVNTDNRLMSGVSMTSEMTALAQAFGYGWEEMQWFTLNAMKSSFLPFDERLAIINDVIKPGYAALAG; translated from the coding sequence ATGCCAGCTTCAGTAACTCCAGCCAACATTCGCCTCGCACCGAAGGTGGTGCTGCACGATCATCTTGATGGCGGTCTGCGACCACAGACAATCATCGATCTGGCGCAGCAGACCGGGTATTCGGCCCTACCCGCCACCGACGCGCAAGAGCTAGCGCGCTGGTTCACCGAGTCCGCAGATTCCGGGTCGCTTGTACGTTATCTCGAGACGTTCGCGCACACCGTGGGTGTAATGCAGGACCGCGCCTCGCTGATCAGAGTGGCTTCTGAGTGCGCCCAAGACCACGCTGCGGACGGTGTGGTGTACGCGGAGGTCAGGTTCGCTCCGGAACTGCACACCGAGAAGGGTATGCACCTGACCGAAGTCGTGGAGGCCGTGCTGGAAGGCTTTGCGATCGGCGCGGCCATCGCCTCGGAAGCCGGGCACCCCATCGTGGTCCGGGCCCTGTTGACGGCTATGCGCCATGCGGCCCGCTCTCGGGAGATCGCCGAGTTGGTGGTGCAGTATCGCGATCGGGGGGTCGCTGGATTCGACATAGCCGGCGCCGAAGCGGGTTTCCCGCCCTCTCGTCATTTGGACGCTTTCGAATATCTGCGCAAGGAGAACGCGCATTTCACGATCCATGCTGGCGAGGCCTTTGGTCTGCCCTCCATCTGGGAGGCGCTGACGTGGTGCGGCGCAGAGCGTTTGGGCCACGGCGTGCGCATCATCGACGACATTTCGGTGGCAGCGGATGGCACGGTGAGTTTGGGCCTACTCGCTGCTTACGTTCGCGATCGACGGATTCCGTTGGAGATGTGTCCCAGTTCAAATATCCAGACCGGAGCGGCGGCCTCGATCGCTGAGCACCCGATCGGCCTGCTCACAAAACTGAAGTTTCGGGTAACAGTCAACACCGACAATCGGTTGATGTCCGGCGTTTCGATGACGAGCGAGATGACCGCGCTGGCGCAGGCTTTCGGTTACGGCTGGGAGGAAATGCAATGGTTTACCCTCAACGCGATGAAGTCATCGTTCCTGCCCTTTGACGAGCGGCTGGCGATTATCAACGACGTCATCAAGCCCGGGTACGCCGCGCTGGCAGGCTAA
- a CDS encoding ABC transporter permease — translation MSTTTPLAPRTPGTPAGSRYKILDVLGRKGPMRLVIIGVALLVLLSLVRAITGANGLTSSSTVEATLRLAVPLLLAGLAGLWAERVGIVNIGIEGMMILGTFAGGFGAWKFGPWMGLAFGIVGGIIGGLIHALATIRFNVDHVISGVALNILALGVTQYLAAVTFKDAPGGGVSKSPPRSSAIDTLSMPVLAGGKPFGWESPDLLGSLEDKHWFLLSDIAGIARGLMFEVSLATIVAIVLVPITAYLLWRTKFGLRLRSSGEAPSAAESLGVKVIRLRYQAMVVSGGLAGLGGAFLAVVASSAYQEGQTANRGYIGLAIMIFGNWRPVGLLGGAGLFGYTDSLQLLSADSIPALFLFVTALLFGLAIMQFRRKRPLVAVATLIVAAGFLLANLTVTKLPTDLVTMSPYVVTLLVLAAASQRLRPPAHAGLPYRSGEDH, via the coding sequence ATGAGCACCACGACACCCCTGGCGCCTAGGACGCCAGGTACGCCTGCGGGCTCGAGGTACAAGATCCTTGACGTACTAGGCCGCAAGGGCCCGATGAGGTTGGTGATTATTGGCGTTGCGTTACTGGTGCTGCTCTCTCTCGTCCGGGCGATCACCGGCGCCAATGGTTTAACCTCCTCCAGCACTGTCGAGGCAACGCTGCGATTGGCTGTCCCGCTGTTGCTCGCCGGACTCGCGGGCCTCTGGGCCGAACGCGTAGGCATCGTCAACATCGGTATTGAGGGCATGATGATCCTCGGTACCTTCGCGGGCGGCTTCGGAGCCTGGAAGTTCGGACCGTGGATGGGGCTTGCCTTCGGCATTGTCGGAGGCATCATCGGTGGTTTGATCCACGCCCTAGCGACGATTCGGTTCAACGTCGACCACGTCATTTCCGGTGTGGCACTGAATATTTTGGCGTTGGGTGTCACCCAGTATTTAGCTGCGGTCACCTTCAAGGATGCCCCCGGTGGGGGCGTGTCAAAGTCGCCGCCCAGGTCATCTGCGATCGACACTCTCTCCATGCCGGTTCTCGCCGGCGGGAAGCCGTTCGGATGGGAAAGCCCAGATTTATTGGGCTCGCTCGAAGACAAGCATTGGTTCTTGCTTTCCGACATTGCAGGCATTGCGCGCGGGCTGATGTTTGAAGTGTCGCTCGCTACCATCGTCGCGATTGTGTTGGTCCCCATCACCGCGTACCTGTTGTGGCGCACCAAGTTCGGGCTGCGACTCCGGTCTTCCGGGGAGGCTCCCTCGGCGGCAGAAAGCCTGGGCGTCAAGGTCATTCGCCTCCGGTACCAGGCGATGGTCGTCAGTGGCGGGCTCGCAGGACTCGGTGGCGCGTTCCTCGCTGTGGTGGCGAGTTCGGCCTACCAGGAGGGCCAGACAGCAAACCGTGGCTACATCGGTTTGGCAATCATGATCTTTGGAAACTGGCGCCCGGTCGGTCTTCTCGGTGGCGCCGGACTGTTTGGTTACACCGACTCGCTGCAGTTGCTCTCCGCCGACAGCATCCCCGCACTCTTTCTCTTTGTGACCGCTCTCCTGTTCGGCTTGGCGATCATGCAGTTCCGCCGGAAACGGCCGCTGGTTGCTGTTGCCACGCTGATCGTTGCCGCGGGATTCCTGCTAGCAAATTTGACTGTCACAAAATTGCCTACGGATCTCGTCACCATGTCGCCGTACGTGGTGACGCTGCTGGTGCTGGCTGCGGCGAGTCAACGTCTACGGCCGCCGGCGCATGCCGGCCTGCCATACCGATCTGGAGAGGACCACTAA
- a CDS encoding ABC transporter ATP-binding protein yields MSESDLAVELEGIEKRFPGVIANRDVSLKVRRGTIHAIVGENGAGKSTLMKTLYGMHQPDAGTIAVNGQLMTFKSPSDAIAAGIGMVHQHFMLADNLTVLENVILGSEPTSGGRIDFGNAHALVREAAQRAGSLVDLDAQVSELGVGERQRIEIIKVLYRGAKILILDEPTAVLVPQEVAELFVNLRELVKGGATVIFISHKLDEVLAVADDITVIRAGTTVGTVKPAEVNKKQLGEMMVGSELPVPPARVTKIGDKVLLNVDDVTVAGIEAKPLVESVSLRVRAGEIVGIAGVEGNGQFELCEAIMGLRPVAEGKVELDGKDLTTLSAQESRGSGIGYVPFDRQREGLMLGAPLWENALLGREIEPQFRKGPFLAAAAVRADTRRIISTFGVRTPSETVPAYALSGGNQQKLIVGRELESHPTILIAAHPTRGVDVGAQATIWEELRKARDAGMGILLISADLDELLGLSDTLVVMFDGRITARLAPTDATPDMLGVYMTGTEQEVA; encoded by the coding sequence GTGAGCGAGAGTGATCTGGCAGTCGAGCTGGAGGGAATCGAAAAGAGATTCCCCGGCGTCATTGCCAATCGGGATGTGTCGTTGAAAGTACGCCGGGGCACGATCCATGCGATCGTGGGGGAGAACGGAGCCGGCAAATCCACGTTGATGAAGACCCTCTACGGGATGCATCAGCCGGATGCTGGGACGATCGCGGTCAACGGCCAATTGATGACCTTCAAGAGCCCCAGCGACGCTATCGCCGCGGGTATCGGTATGGTCCACCAACACTTCATGCTCGCCGACAACTTGACGGTGCTTGAAAACGTCATCCTCGGCTCCGAGCCCACCAGCGGCGGCCGCATTGATTTTGGTAACGCTCACGCGCTGGTTCGCGAGGCAGCGCAGCGGGCCGGCTCCCTCGTTGACCTAGACGCGCAGGTTTCTGAGCTGGGCGTGGGTGAGCGTCAGCGCATCGAGATCATTAAGGTGTTGTACCGGGGCGCCAAGATCTTGATCTTGGACGAGCCCACTGCCGTTCTCGTTCCGCAAGAGGTTGCCGAGCTGTTCGTCAACTTGCGCGAACTGGTGAAGGGTGGCGCCACCGTCATCTTCATCTCCCACAAACTCGACGAGGTGCTTGCCGTCGCGGACGACATCACGGTGATTCGAGCCGGTACAACGGTGGGCACGGTCAAGCCGGCCGAGGTGAATAAAAAGCAGCTCGGCGAAATGATGGTTGGGTCCGAGCTCCCTGTGCCACCTGCCCGGGTCACCAAGATAGGCGACAAAGTCCTGCTCAACGTAGACGACGTCACCGTTGCAGGAATTGAGGCAAAACCGTTGGTGGAAAGTGTTTCCCTGCGGGTGCGCGCCGGTGAGATTGTTGGCATTGCCGGTGTCGAAGGGAATGGTCAATTCGAGTTGTGCGAGGCGATTATGGGCCTGCGCCCCGTCGCCGAGGGCAAAGTCGAGCTGGACGGGAAGGACCTGACAACGTTGTCAGCCCAGGAAAGTCGTGGCTCAGGTATCGGCTACGTCCCCTTCGACCGTCAGCGAGAGGGCCTTATGCTCGGGGCGCCGCTGTGGGAGAACGCCCTGCTGGGAAGGGAAATTGAGCCACAGTTCCGGAAGGGGCCCTTTCTAGCGGCGGCAGCTGTCCGCGCCGATACCCGGCGGATAATCTCCACCTTTGGCGTGCGAACACCCAGCGAAACCGTTCCGGCATATGCCCTTTCGGGGGGTAACCAGCAAAAGCTCATCGTCGGACGCGAACTCGAATCGCACCCCACCATTTTGATTGCCGCCCATCCGACCCGAGGAGTGGATGTTGGGGCGCAGGCGACCATCTGGGAGGAACTGCGAAAGGCGCGCGACGCGGGAATGGGGATCCTGTTGATTTCGGCCGATCTGGACGAGCTCCTGGGCCTGTCGGACACCTTGGTCGTGATGTTCGACGGCCGGATCACAGCGAGGTTGGCGCCCACGGATGCCACCCCCGACATGCTCGGTGTGTACATGACCGGAACAGAGCAGGAGGTGGCGTGA